Proteins encoded in a region of the Paenibacillus sp. E222 genome:
- the clpP gene encoding ATP-dependent Clp endopeptidase proteolytic subunit ClpP — protein sequence MSYIPMVVEQSNRGERAYDIYSRLLKDRIIFLGSDVNDVVANSIMAQMLFLTAEDPEKDIHLYINSPGGSITAGMAIYDTMQFIKPDVSTICVGMAASMGAFLLNAGAKGKRFALPNSEIMIHQPLGGAQGQASDIEIRARRILKMRDTLNRIIAERSGQPLERIEKDTDRDYFMSAAEAADYGIIDKVIENVGSQGI from the coding sequence GTGAGTTATATTCCAATGGTCGTTGAACAGAGCAACCGCGGTGAGCGCGCCTATGACATCTATTCCAGATTGCTGAAGGATCGTATCATCTTCCTTGGCAGTGATGTAAATGACGTTGTAGCGAATTCCATCATGGCACAGATGTTGTTCCTTACTGCGGAAGATCCGGAGAAAGACATTCACTTATACATCAATAGCCCAGGCGGATCCATTACAGCCGGTATGGCGATTTACGATACTATGCAATTCATCAAACCGGATGTATCTACCATCTGTGTAGGTATGGCGGCTTCGATGGGTGCATTCCTGTTGAACGCAGGTGCCAAAGGTAAACGTTTTGCATTGCCTAACAGCGAAATCATGATTCACCAACCGCTTGGTGGTGCGCAAGGTCAAGCTTCGGACATCGAAATTCGTGCCCGCCGCATCCTGAAAATGCGTGATACCTTGAACCGCATCATCGCTGAGCGCTCAGGCCAACCGCTGGAGCGTATCGAGAAAGATACAGATCGTGACTACTTTATGAGCGCTGCTGAAGCTGCTGATTACGGTATCATCGATAAAGTTATCGAAAACGTAGGTTCCCAAGGCATCTAA
- a CDS encoding SIMPL domain-containing protein produces MGKLWMKPLGAVMVAGTLLVGGTAWVAPSNYAYAAEVQGVQQNVINVVGTGEIQVKPDIAYLSIGVNSTADTAASAQKANAAKIQKVSNLLKSTWKISADDIQTSQFYVQPNYTYSEKDGQKIKGYTAHHTLTVTYREMDKIGELLDAASQAGANNIENVRFTVEKPESFEAQVIEKAVANADVKAGAIAKAVKRQLGAVLSVSQGDANVPVFYANEALMSQAKSEADGGTAIETGQVKVSTTLNITYEMK; encoded by the coding sequence ATGGGTAAATTATGGATGAAACCGCTGGGCGCGGTGATGGTTGCTGGTACATTGCTTGTTGGAGGTACTGCGTGGGTGGCACCTAGTAACTATGCCTATGCTGCTGAGGTACAGGGGGTACAGCAAAACGTGATTAATGTTGTGGGTACAGGTGAGATTCAGGTGAAGCCTGACATCGCTTATCTTTCCATCGGAGTGAACAGTACGGCAGACACAGCAGCCTCTGCTCAAAAAGCGAATGCAGCGAAAATTCAAAAAGTTAGCAATCTGCTGAAAAGTACGTGGAAAATCAGTGCGGATGATATTCAAACCAGCCAGTTCTACGTACAGCCTAACTATACGTATAGTGAAAAAGACGGACAGAAGATCAAAGGGTACACAGCTCATCACACACTGACTGTAACTTACCGGGAGATGGACAAGATTGGTGAACTCCTGGATGCAGCATCCCAGGCTGGTGCCAACAACATTGAAAATGTTCGTTTTACGGTAGAAAAACCGGAGAGCTTTGAAGCTCAAGTGATTGAAAAAGCTGTTGCCAATGCTGATGTGAAAGCTGGAGCTATTGCCAAAGCGGTTAAACGTCAACTGGGTGCTGTTCTGTCCGTGAGCCAAGGTGATGCCAATGTACCTGTGTTCTATGCAAATGAGGCTCTGATGTCCCAAGCGAAGTCAGAGGCAGATGGCGGTACAGCCATTGAAACAGGTCAGGTTAAAGTAAGCACAACGCTGAATATTACTTATGAAATGAAATAG
- the secG gene encoding preprotein translocase subunit SecG — MDIALKLLLVVFSIGLITVVLLQHGKSAGLAGAISGGAEHLFGKTKARGLDLFLQRATVVLGAGFFILSIIVTVVSK; from the coding sequence ATGGATATTGCTTTGAAATTGCTGCTCGTGGTGTTTTCGATCGGTCTAATCACTGTAGTATTGCTGCAGCACGGGAAAAGCGCTGGTTTGGCGGGTGCCATCTCCGGTGGTGCGGAACATCTTTTCGGTAAAACGAAAGCGCGCGGACTGGATCTTTTCCTGCAACGTGCAACAGTTGTACTGGGTGCAGGATTCTTCATTTTGTCTATCATCGTTACGGTTGTCTCCAAGTAA
- the pgk gene encoding phosphoglycerate kinase: MNKKSVRDIELTGKRAFVRVDFNVPLEDGKITDDKRIRATLPTINYLIEKGAKVILASHMGRPNGEVVESLRLTPAAERLSELLGKKVVKADDSVGETVKAQVAELNNGDVLLLENVRFHAGEEKNDPELAKQFAELADVFVNDAFGAAHRAHASTEGIAHLLPAVSGLLMEKELEVLGKAISNPERPFTAIIGGSKVKDKIDVIDNLLNIADNVIIGGGLSYTFMKAQGHEVGQSLLDESKLDVALGFIEKAKKLGKNFYLPVDIVISDDFSANANTKIVEVGDIPADWEGIDIGPKTREIYADVVKNSKLVVWNGPMGVFEIEPFSHGTRAVAEACAETSAYTIIGGGDSAAAAEKFKLADKMDHISTGGGASLEFMEGKVLPGVVALNDK, translated from the coding sequence ATGAACAAAAAAAGTGTACGTGATATCGAATTGACAGGAAAACGGGCTTTTGTCCGTGTAGATTTTAATGTGCCGCTCGAAGATGGTAAAATTACAGATGACAAACGTATTCGTGCCACGCTTCCTACGATCAACTATTTGATCGAAAAAGGCGCTAAAGTTATTTTGGCAAGCCACATGGGTCGTCCAAATGGCGAAGTGGTTGAATCCTTGCGTTTGACTCCAGCGGCTGAGCGTTTGTCCGAGTTGCTTGGTAAAAAAGTGGTTAAAGCTGACGATTCCGTTGGCGAAACCGTAAAAGCTCAAGTCGCTGAACTGAACAACGGCGACGTATTGTTGCTTGAGAACGTTCGTTTCCACGCAGGCGAAGAGAAAAACGATCCGGAACTCGCAAAACAATTTGCTGAACTGGCTGACGTATTCGTTAACGATGCATTCGGCGCAGCTCACAGAGCACACGCTTCGACAGAAGGTATCGCTCACTTGTTGCCAGCAGTATCCGGCCTGTTGATGGAGAAAGAACTGGAAGTGTTGGGTAAAGCCATCTCCAACCCTGAGCGTCCTTTCACAGCCATCATCGGTGGTTCCAAAGTTAAAGACAAAATCGATGTGATCGACAACCTGTTGAACATTGCAGACAACGTAATCATCGGTGGCGGTCTTTCCTACACATTCATGAAGGCTCAAGGTCATGAAGTAGGTCAATCCCTGCTGGATGAGTCCAAACTGGATGTTGCTCTGGGCTTTATCGAAAAAGCAAAGAAACTGGGTAAAAACTTCTATCTGCCAGTTGATATCGTTATCTCCGATGACTTCAGCGCTAACGCAAATACGAAGATTGTTGAAGTTGGCGACATTCCTGCAGATTGGGAAGGTATCGACATCGGTCCTAAAACACGTGAGATCTATGCTGACGTTGTTAAAAACTCCAAACTTGTTGTATGGAACGGACCAATGGGCGTATTCGAAATCGAGCCTTTCTCCCACGGTACTCGTGCAGTAGCAGAAGCTTGCGCTGAGACATCGGCATACACCATCATTGGTGGCGGTGACTCCGCAGCAGCAGCTGAGAAGTTCAAACTGGCTGACAAAATGGACCACATCTCTACAGGTGGCGGTGCATCGCTCGAGTTCATGGAAGGCAAAGTGCTTCCTGGCGTAGTTGCATTGAACGACAAGTAA
- the gap gene encoding type I glyceraldehyde-3-phosphate dehydrogenase: MIKVGINGFGRIGRLAFRRIQNVEGIEVVAINDLTDAKMLAHLLKYDTTQGRFDGDVEVHDGFFKVNGKEVKVLANRNPEELPWGDLGVDIVLECTGFFTTKEAAEKHLKGGAKKVVISAPATGDMKTIVYNVNHEILDGTETVISGASCTTNCLAPMAKTLQDKFGIVQGLMTTIHAYTGDQNTLDAPHPKGDFRRARAAAENIIPNTTGAAKAIGLVIPELQGKLDGAAQRVPVATGSLTELVTVLGKKVTAEEVNAVMKEASDPQTFGYTEDEIVSSDIQGITFGSLFDATQTKVLTVGDQQLVKTVAWYDNEMSYTAQLVRTLEHFAKMIK; encoded by the coding sequence ATGATTAAAGTAGGTATTAACGGTTTTGGACGTATTGGTCGTTTGGCATTCCGCCGTATTCAAAATGTAGAGGGCATTGAAGTTGTAGCAATCAACGACTTGACTGATGCTAAAATGCTGGCTCATTTGCTTAAATATGATACAACTCAAGGTCGCTTCGATGGCGATGTTGAAGTACACGATGGCTTCTTCAAAGTGAACGGCAAAGAAGTTAAAGTATTGGCTAACCGTAACCCAGAAGAACTGCCATGGGGCGACCTCGGCGTAGATATCGTTCTGGAATGTACTGGTTTCTTCACAACTAAAGAAGCAGCTGAGAAACACTTGAAAGGTGGAGCTAAGAAAGTTGTTATCTCCGCACCAGCTACTGGCGACATGAAAACCATCGTTTACAACGTAAACCATGAAATCCTCGACGGTACTGAAACTGTAATCTCCGGCGCATCTTGCACAACAAACTGCCTGGCACCTATGGCAAAAACGCTGCAAGACAAATTCGGAATCGTTCAAGGTTTGATGACTACAATTCACGCTTACACTGGCGACCAAAACACATTGGATGCTCCACACCCTAAAGGTGACTTCCGTCGTGCTCGCGCAGCAGCTGAAAACATCATCCCTAACACAACTGGTGCTGCTAAAGCAATCGGTTTGGTTATTCCAGAACTGCAAGGCAAACTCGACGGTGCAGCTCAACGTGTACCAGTAGCTACTGGTTCCCTGACTGAGCTCGTAACTGTATTGGGCAAAAAAGTTACTGCTGAAGAAGTTAACGCAGTAATGAAAGAAGCTTCCGATCCACAAACTTTCGGATACACAGAAGATGAAATCGTATCTTCCGATATCCAAGGTATCACTTTCGGTTCCCTGTTTGATGCAACTCAAACTAAAGTTCTGACTGTTGGCGACCAACAATTGGTTAAAACTGTAGCTTGGTATGACAATGAAATGTCCTACACTGCTCAACTGGTTCGCACTTTGGAGCACTTTGCAAAAATGATCAAGTAA
- the tpiA gene encoding triose-phosphate isomerase — translation MRTPIIAGNWKMFKTVSESNDFIQEVKGKAEVEGVETVICAPFTNLPSLVEAVKGTNIKIGAQNLHFEDNGAFTGEISGVMLKELGVDYVIIGHSERRQYFAETDETVNKKLHAAFRHGLTPIFCLGETLEEREANQTKDVCKVQTEAALAGLSAEQAAQVVIAYEPIWAIGTGKSSTSQDANEVIAYIRTLVKDLYDQKVADAVRIQYGGSVKPENVTEYLGQSDIDGALVGGASLQPASFIALVEGAK, via the coding sequence ATGAGAACACCGATTATCGCAGGTAACTGGAAAATGTTCAAAACGGTTTCCGAATCCAATGACTTCATTCAGGAAGTCAAAGGAAAAGCGGAAGTTGAAGGCGTAGAGACTGTTATTTGCGCACCGTTTACGAATCTGCCATCCCTGGTAGAAGCTGTTAAAGGCACAAACATCAAAATTGGTGCACAAAATCTTCATTTTGAAGACAACGGTGCATTCACAGGTGAAATCAGCGGCGTTATGCTGAAAGAACTGGGTGTGGATTATGTCATTATTGGTCACTCGGAGCGCCGTCAATATTTTGCGGAAACCGATGAGACTGTCAATAAAAAGTTGCATGCAGCATTCCGTCACGGATTGACTCCAATCTTTTGCCTTGGTGAAACGCTAGAAGAGCGCGAAGCGAACCAAACGAAAGACGTATGCAAAGTGCAAACAGAAGCTGCTTTGGCAGGTCTGTCTGCAGAGCAAGCGGCACAAGTCGTTATCGCTTATGAGCCAATCTGGGCGATTGGTACAGGCAAATCCTCCACTTCCCAAGATGCGAATGAAGTTATTGCTTACATCCGTACGCTGGTGAAGGATCTGTACGACCAAAAGGTAGCAGATGCAGTTCGTATTCAATACGGCGGCAGTGTTAAACCTGAGAACGTAACAGAATACCTCGGACAAAGCGACATCGACGGCGCACTTGTTGGCGGTGCCAGCTTGCAGCCGGCTTCGTTCATCGCGCTTGTTGAGGGGGCGAAGTAA
- a CDS encoding PdaC/SigV domain-containing protein, with product MTSWKKWTSALLAAGIIVGSGAVWQDSSVQAASVSTKVTTPTEVTLKSGGKTLTQKGLLQGGSTWVSLTAVKDVAGGSLKYDAKTKEYALTAANNKMTISLLDGDPMLRINGYYPGVEAKLINGRLYIPFSAMRDYLGVQGNWDGKAKTLSLSKVKQNNVAVKAATVKVSIKNAEVDIQYPQVSGLANDKAEAAINKVLKDEVDAFVADFKKQTKEFGDAAANRPYAFESSYVVTYNENGVLGLITQSYQDYAGAHGMTFRTGHTFALDSGKELSLDDVIQNNKTVRETVSKKVGDQLKARGGYLEGYKGLNKDQDFYVTPTGVVVFFQLYEYTAYAEGFPEFPFTYKELLPKGTEPFSGLTANK from the coding sequence ATGACATCATGGAAAAAATGGACAAGTGCACTATTGGCGGCAGGAATTATTGTGGGGAGCGGGGCTGTATGGCAGGATAGTTCTGTACAGGCAGCTTCAGTATCCACGAAAGTGACAACACCTACTGAGGTAACTCTGAAATCGGGAGGCAAAACGCTTACTCAAAAAGGACTCCTTCAAGGCGGCTCCACTTGGGTATCGCTTACGGCTGTCAAAGATGTAGCGGGTGGAAGCTTGAAATATGATGCGAAAACCAAAGAGTATGCCCTGACAGCAGCCAATAACAAAATGACGATCAGTCTGTTGGATGGTGATCCAATGCTGAGAATAAATGGGTATTACCCAGGGGTAGAAGCGAAGCTGATTAATGGCCGATTGTACATTCCGTTCTCTGCAATGAGAGATTATTTGGGTGTACAGGGCAACTGGGATGGTAAAGCCAAGACACTGTCGCTGAGCAAAGTGAAGCAAAATAACGTGGCAGTCAAAGCGGCAACAGTGAAAGTCAGCATCAAGAATGCTGAAGTCGATATTCAATATCCTCAGGTGAGCGGACTGGCGAACGATAAAGCGGAAGCGGCTATCAACAAGGTGTTGAAAGATGAAGTCGATGCTTTTGTAGCAGATTTCAAAAAACAAACCAAGGAATTTGGTGATGCAGCAGCGAACCGTCCATATGCATTTGAGAGTTCTTATGTCGTGACATACAACGAAAATGGTGTACTTGGGCTCATTACGCAAAGTTATCAGGACTATGCAGGCGCACATGGCATGACGTTCCGTACAGGTCACACCTTTGCTCTGGATTCCGGTAAGGAATTGAGTCTGGATGATGTGATCCAAAATAACAAAACCGTACGTGAGACAGTAAGCAAAAAAGTGGGAGATCAGCTTAAAGCCCGTGGTGGTTACCTTGAAGGCTATAAAGGTCTAAATAAAGATCAGGATTTCTATGTAACCCCAACTGGTGTAGTTGTATTCTTCCAGTTGTATGAGTACACAGCTTATGCGGAGGGTTTCCCAGAATTCCCGTTCACATACAAAGAGTTGCTTCCTAAAGGCACAGAGCCGTTCAGTGGCTTAACGGCCAACAAGTAA
- a CDS encoding HPr family phosphocarrier protein, which produces MTKHPVVVRLKTGLHARPAALFVQEANKYSSEVFVEKDDKKVNAKSIMGIMSLAISTGTEIQISAEGADAEQAVNALVSLVSKEELENQ; this is translated from the coding sequence ATGACAAAGCACCCGGTAGTTGTCCGTTTGAAAACGGGTCTCCATGCCAGACCTGCGGCACTGTTCGTTCAAGAAGCGAATAAGTACTCATCTGAAGTGTTCGTCGAGAAGGACGACAAAAAAGTAAATGCAAAAAGTATCATGGGGATCATGAGCCTTGCAATCAGTACTGGTACGGAAATCCAGATTAGTGCAGAGGGCGCGGACGCCGAACAGGCTGTAAACGCTTTAGTTAGTCTGGTAAGCAAGGAAGAGCTTGAGAACCAATAA
- the eno gene encoding phosphopyruvate hydratase — MTIISDVYAREVLDSRGNPTVEVEVYLESGAIGRAIVPSGASTGAHEAVELRDGDKSRYLGKGVLQAVKNVNETIAPEVIGMDALDQLGIDKLMITLDGTPNKGKLGANAILAVSMAVARAAADALDLPLYVYLGGFNAKALPVPMMNIINGGEHADNNIDVQEFMVLPVGAPTFKEALRVGAEIFHNLKSVLSSKGLNTAVGDEGGFAPNLGSNEEAITTIIEAIEKAGYKPGVDVFLGMDVASTEFYKDGKYTLAGEGKSYTSAEYVDLLASWVEKYPIITIEDGMSEDDWDGWKLLTEKLGDKVQLVGDDLFVTNTERLGRGIEEGIGNSILIKVNQIGTLTETFDAIEMAKRAGYTAVISHRSGESEDSTIADIAVATNAGQIKTGAPSRTDRIAKYNQLLRIEDQLGELAQYNGLKGFYNLKK, encoded by the coding sequence ATGACTATTATTTCTGACGTGTACGCTCGCGAAGTCCTCGACTCCCGCGGTAACCCTACAGTTGAAGTTGAAGTATACCTGGAGTCCGGCGCAATCGGACGCGCTATCGTTCCATCCGGTGCATCCACTGGTGCCCACGAAGCTGTTGAGCTTCGCGATGGCGACAAATCCCGTTACCTGGGTAAAGGCGTTCTGCAAGCTGTTAAAAACGTAAACGAAACAATCGCTCCAGAAGTAATCGGTATGGATGCATTGGATCAACTGGGTATCGACAAATTGATGATCACTTTGGATGGTACGCCAAACAAAGGTAAACTGGGTGCTAACGCAATCTTGGCTGTATCCATGGCAGTAGCTCGCGCAGCTGCTGACGCTCTGGACCTGCCATTGTACGTTTACCTGGGCGGATTCAACGCTAAAGCACTTCCAGTACCAATGATGAACATCATCAACGGTGGTGAGCATGCTGACAACAACATCGACGTTCAAGAGTTCATGGTTCTTCCTGTTGGAGCACCAACATTCAAAGAAGCTCTCCGCGTAGGCGCGGAAATCTTCCACAACCTGAAATCTGTACTGAGCTCCAAAGGCCTGAACACAGCTGTGGGTGACGAAGGTGGTTTCGCACCGAACCTTGGTTCGAACGAAGAAGCAATCACTACAATCATCGAAGCAATTGAAAAAGCAGGTTACAAACCAGGCGTTGACGTATTCCTGGGTATGGACGTTGCTTCCACTGAGTTCTACAAAGATGGTAAGTACACACTTGCTGGCGAAGGTAAATCTTACACTTCCGCTGAATATGTTGACCTTCTGGCTTCTTGGGTTGAGAAATACCCAATCATCACAATTGAAGACGGTATGTCCGAAGATGACTGGGATGGTTGGAAATTGCTCACAGAAAAATTGGGAGACAAAGTACAACTCGTTGGTGATGACCTGTTCGTAACGAACACAGAGCGCCTGGGTAGAGGTATCGAAGAAGGTATCGGTAACTCCATCCTGATCAAAGTAAACCAAATCGGTACATTGACTGAAACATTCGATGCAATCGAAATGGCTAAACGTGCAGGATACACTGCTGTAATCTCCCACCGTTCCGGTGAGTCCGAAGACAGCACAATCGCTGATATCGCTGTTGCAACAAACGCAGGTCAAATCAAAACGGGTGCTCCTTCCCGTACAGACCGTATCGCGAAGTACAACCAATTGCTCCGCATCGAGGATCAACTGGGTGAACTGGCTCAATACAATGGTCTCAAAGGATTCTACAACCTCAAAAAATAA
- a CDS encoding sugar-binding transcriptional regulator produces MRTILEVQKQLLPDLMDVLKKRYTILRQIMLSDVIGRRTLANSMQMTERVLRAETDLLKAQGLIEIDSAGMKISEAGHELLQQLEPVAKELFGLSELEERIKQAYGLQKVVVVPGDSDISPFAKRELGRAGAKALGNIMSDNDVVAVTGGSTTAEVAEQLTPPTSLKGVWFVPARGGLGESLEIQANTIASTMAKRVGAQYKLLHVPDLLSDHAYESLIQDPSVQEILQLIRKSRIVIHGIGDAVEMARRRKLATEIIDELQEQGAVSESFGYYFNDQGEVVHTMLTLGMRLQDIERTDVVIGIAGGKSKAAAIHSVLRFGQEDILIIDEAAAEVIVAEME; encoded by the coding sequence ATGCGAACGATTTTAGAAGTACAAAAGCAGCTTCTGCCTGATCTCATGGATGTCTTGAAGAAGAGATACACGATTCTGCGCCAGATCATGTTATCGGATGTGATCGGACGAAGAACGTTAGCTAATTCCATGCAGATGACCGAGCGGGTTCTGAGGGCTGAGACCGATTTGTTAAAGGCTCAGGGACTTATTGAAATTGACAGTGCAGGGATGAAGATCAGTGAGGCAGGGCATGAATTGCTGCAGCAGTTGGAACCCGTCGCCAAAGAACTGTTTGGATTATCCGAACTGGAAGAACGCATCAAGCAAGCCTACGGTCTGCAAAAGGTAGTTGTGGTTCCCGGCGATTCGGACATTTCTCCATTTGCCAAACGGGAGCTGGGCAGAGCCGGAGCGAAGGCTCTGGGTAATATCATGAGTGATAACGATGTTGTCGCCGTAACTGGCGGTTCAACAACGGCTGAAGTCGCAGAGCAACTGACTCCGCCAACATCGCTGAAAGGTGTCTGGTTCGTACCGGCACGCGGTGGGCTGGGAGAAAGCCTCGAAATTCAGGCCAATACGATAGCATCCACGATGGCAAAACGGGTAGGAGCCCAATACAAACTCCTGCATGTACCGGATTTGCTGAGTGATCATGCCTATGAATCACTAATCCAGGACCCGAGTGTTCAGGAGATTCTGCAGCTGATCCGAAAATCGCGGATCGTCATTCATGGAATTGGTGATGCCGTAGAGATGGCACGGCGCCGCAAACTTGCGACAGAGATCATAGATGAACTCCAGGAGCAAGGGGCCGTATCTGAATCATTCGGTTATTACTTTAATGATCAGGGTGAGGTGGTACATACCATGCTTACGCTGGGCATGCGACTCCAGGATATAGAACGAACCGATGTCGTAATTGGCATTGCAGGTGGCAAGAGCAAGGCTGCTGCCATACATTCTGTCCTGCGATTTGGTCAGGAAGATATTCTGATTATTGATGAGGCTGCTGCTGAAGTCATCGTCGCCGAAATGGAATAA
- the gpmI gene encoding 2,3-bisphosphoglycerate-independent phosphoglycerate mutase, translating to MTAPKPVALIIMDGFGLRNTEEGNAVAQAKKPNYDRFMSQFPHTTLTACGEAVGLPEGQMGNSEVGHLNIGAGRIVYQDLTRISKSIRDGEFYDNETLVKAVREAKQNGKKLHLYGLLSDGGVHSHIDHLFAMLDLAKKEEMNDVYIHAFMDGRDVMPDSGKEFMQKLIAKIEEVGVGQIATVQGRYYAMDRDKRWERVEKSYRAIVYGDGPKYTDPLKAVEESYEKSVFDEFVEPTVIVKADGQPVGLVESGDSVIFLNFRPDRAIQLSQVFTNQDFRGFDRGPKFPVGLHFVCLTLFSETVEGYVAYSPKNLDNTLGEVLVQNNKKQLRIAETEKYPHVTFFFSGGRDVELPGETRVLINSPKVATYDLQPEMSAYEVADACVREIEADKHDAIILNFANPDMVGHSGMLEPTIKAVEVTDECMGRVVDAVLAKGGVVLITADHGNADMVFDEQGRPFTAHTTNPVPFIVTDANVTLREGGILADIAPTILDLMQLPKPEEMTGTSVIATRK from the coding sequence ATGACAGCTCCAAAACCTGTAGCGCTGATCATTATGGACGGCTTTGGTCTTCGTAACACGGAGGAAGGCAACGCGGTAGCGCAAGCCAAGAAACCGAACTATGACCGTTTTATGAGCCAATTCCCACACACAACGCTCACTGCTTGCGGTGAAGCTGTAGGTTTGCCGGAAGGGCAAATGGGGAACTCCGAGGTAGGTCACCTGAACATTGGTGCCGGCCGGATCGTATACCAGGATTTGACTCGTATCTCTAAATCGATTCGTGACGGTGAGTTCTACGACAATGAAACACTTGTCAAAGCTGTTCGCGAAGCGAAACAAAACGGTAAAAAGCTTCACTTGTATGGTTTGTTGTCCGATGGCGGCGTACATAGTCACATCGACCACTTGTTCGCTATGCTGGATCTCGCCAAAAAAGAAGAAATGAATGACGTATACATTCATGCCTTCATGGATGGCCGTGATGTTATGCCAGATAGCGGTAAAGAGTTCATGCAGAAGCTGATCGCCAAAATTGAAGAAGTTGGTGTAGGGCAAATCGCAACGGTTCAAGGTCGCTACTATGCGATGGACCGTGACAAACGTTGGGAACGTGTTGAGAAATCATATCGTGCCATCGTTTATGGTGATGGACCAAAATACACTGATCCACTCAAAGCGGTTGAAGAATCGTATGAAAAATCCGTATTTGACGAATTCGTTGAACCAACGGTTATCGTTAAAGCAGATGGCCAGCCGGTAGGTTTGGTGGAGAGCGGCGATTCCGTCATTTTCCTCAACTTCCGTCCTGACCGTGCGATCCAACTGTCGCAAGTATTCACGAACCAGGATTTCCGTGGTTTCGACCGTGGTCCGAAGTTCCCTGTGGGCTTGCACTTCGTGTGCCTGACCTTGTTCAGCGAGACCGTTGAAGGTTATGTGGCTTACTCGCCTAAAAACCTCGACAACACGCTGGGTGAAGTTCTGGTACAGAATAACAAGAAACAATTGCGTATTGCAGAAACCGAGAAATACCCGCACGTAACCTTCTTCTTCAGCGGCGGCCGTGATGTTGAGCTTCCGGGCGAAACACGCGTGCTGATCAACTCACCAAAAGTTGCAACGTACGACTTGCAGCCGGAGATGAGCGCGTATGAAGTAGCTGACGCATGTGTTCGCGAGATTGAAGCAGACAAACATGACGCCATCATTCTGAACTTCGCTAACCCTGATATGGTTGGACACTCCGGCATGCTGGAGCCTACGATTAAGGCAGTAGAAGTAACGGATGAATGCATGGGCCGTGTTGTGGATGCAGTTCTCGCTAAAGGCGGCGTTGTGCTGATTACTGCGGATCATGGTAACGCGGATATGGTGTTTGATGAGCAAGGACGTCCGTTCACGGCTCACACAACGAACCCGGTTCCATTCATCGTTACAGATGCTAATGTTACCCTGCGTGAGGGCGGAATCCTCGCGGATATCGCTCCAACGATTCTTGACTTGATGCAATTGCCTAAACCGGAAGAAATGACAGGAACATCTGTCATCGCTACCCGTAAATAA